From a region of the Nitrospira sp. genome:
- a CDS encoding MoxR family ATPase, producing the protein MNSTQTIQAIQENIARVIKGKPHVIEMSIVALLARGHLLIEDVPGVGKTTLAHSLARSLDCSFKRIQFTSDLLPSDIVGVSIFNRQKQAFEFIPGPIFANVVLADEINRTTPKTQSSLLEAMSEAQISFDNKTYPLSQPFMVIATQNPAEYHGTFPLPESQLDRFLMRLRIGYPSHEEEKKVLDRSQSLHPAEELQPLITAQDVLLLQEQVDQVLMEESITDYLLAVVQSTRQSDLLSLGVSTRGALALSRAAKALSLVRGRTYCVPDDIKELAPIVLSHRIMVARTQGLHQRSFEQAERIIQDLVESIPIPV; encoded by the coding sequence ATGAATTCAACGCAGACCATTCAGGCCATTCAGGAGAATATTGCCCGAGTTATCAAAGGTAAACCGCATGTCATCGAGATGAGCATCGTCGCCCTCCTGGCGCGAGGGCATCTCCTCATCGAAGATGTGCCGGGGGTGGGAAAAACCACGCTCGCTCATAGTCTCGCGCGATCGCTCGATTGCTCCTTCAAACGCATTCAGTTCACGAGCGATCTGCTGCCGTCCGATATCGTGGGCGTCTCCATTTTCAACCGCCAGAAGCAAGCCTTTGAATTTATCCCGGGTCCGATTTTCGCCAATGTCGTGCTGGCGGATGAGATCAATCGGACCACGCCAAAAACGCAGAGCAGTCTCTTGGAAGCGATGAGCGAAGCGCAGATCTCGTTCGACAACAAGACCTATCCCCTGAGCCAGCCGTTCATGGTCATCGCGACGCAGAATCCCGCTGAATACCATGGGACCTTTCCACTCCCCGAGTCACAGCTCGATCGGTTCTTGATGCGGCTTCGCATCGGCTACCCATCGCACGAAGAAGAAAAGAAGGTCCTTGATCGATCGCAATCCCTCCATCCGGCTGAAGAGCTGCAGCCGCTGATCACGGCACAGGATGTCCTTCTGCTCCAGGAGCAGGTCGATCAGGTGCTCATGGAGGAGAGCATCACGGACTATCTCCTGGCTGTGGTCCAGAGCACCAGGCAGTCGGACCTCCTGTCTTTGGGGGTGAGCACACGAGGAGCGCTGGCGCTGAGCCGGGCCGCCAAAGCATTATCGCTCGTTCGCGGTCGGACCTATTGTGTGCCGGATGATATCAAGGAACTCGCCCCCATCGTGTTGTCTCACCGCATCATGGTTGCGCGCACGCAGGGTCTGCACCAACGAAGTTTTGAGCAGGCCGAGCGGATCATCCAGGATTTGGTCGAGTCGATTCCTATCCCGGTCTAG
- a CDS encoding arylesterase — MLRVKRFHHLLLPVFIILLWTSTTEGVSSSASDTRPRIVAFGDSLTAGLGVQADESYPAQLQRRLDHLNYQYRVINAGVSGDTTAGGLRRVPWILNNKPELVIVELGANDGLRGLSVDQTKNNLRQIVQRLLEAGTTVVLAGMKLPPNYGQDYTTSFEAVFPAIANEYHLPLIPFFLQGVGGSSSLNQADGIHPTKEGYKIIVEQVVNVLRPVLNERRQKS; from the coding sequence ATGTTACGAGTAAAGCGATTTCACCATCTACTCTTGCCTGTGTTTATCATTCTTCTCTGGACGTCCACGACCGAAGGCGTCTCCTCCTCAGCTTCGGACACCAGGCCCCGCATCGTGGCTTTTGGAGACAGTCTCACGGCCGGACTTGGGGTACAAGCCGATGAGTCCTACCCCGCCCAACTCCAGCGCCGGCTGGATCACCTGAACTATCAGTATCGGGTGATCAATGCCGGTGTCAGCGGCGACACCACGGCCGGTGGATTGCGCCGTGTGCCGTGGATTCTTAACAACAAGCCTGAACTGGTGATTGTCGAATTGGGGGCGAACGATGGACTCCGAGGGCTCAGCGTCGATCAAACCAAAAACAATCTCCGCCAGATCGTTCAACGCTTGCTGGAGGCCGGCACTACCGTCGTCTTGGCCGGCATGAAACTACCGCCGAATTATGGACAAGACTACACCACTAGCTTCGAAGCCGTCTTCCCGGCAATTGCCAACGAATATCATCTTCCCTTGATTCCATTTTTTCTCCAGGGGGTTGGCGGGTCGTCGTCCCTAAATCAGGCGGACGGCATTCACCCGACAAAGGAAGGTTACAAGATTATCGTTGAGCAGGTGGTGAACGTACTCAGGCCCGTGCTGAATGAGCGAAGACAGAAATCTTGA
- a CDS encoding ChaN family lipoprotein — MRIRFGFTASGKWKSAVMLGLLACLLVSATSCAVERHSNPGSSDGRWQPWQILETQTGRTLHFSDWIKDLERHDIVYLGEEHHNPYHIQAALKVLDQLVADGIDPTIGMEMFGWDGQHALDGYISTTQPVTNEFLEQVRWKQNWGGAFEDYAPLVTFARDHHVSVRAMNPPKPLVRRVVKLGLDQAKQEPEWAGWGILQEDIVDDPAYRERIVDQLRRCHGGTEEHYRTMYEASMVRDEGMARTLVIRQEELRRDGGGARHIIVSYTGGGHVQYNLPIPKRVARRLGGAVKQATVYMVSFDTSRTDEVRALMREPIADYIWLTPMGKRQPSQPCR, encoded by the coding sequence ATGCGAATACGGTTCGGGTTTACCGCCTCTGGAAAATGGAAGTCGGCCGTCATGTTGGGCCTGCTGGCCTGCCTACTCGTGTCCGCGACCAGTTGTGCAGTTGAGCGCCACAGCAACCCTGGTTCCAGCGATGGTAGGTGGCAGCCCTGGCAAATTCTCGAGACTCAAACCGGTCGCACCCTTCATTTTTCGGACTGGATCAAAGACCTGGAACGTCACGACATTGTGTATCTGGGGGAGGAGCATCACAACCCGTACCATATCCAGGCGGCACTGAAAGTGCTGGACCAACTGGTCGCCGACGGCATCGACCCGACGATCGGGATGGAGATGTTCGGCTGGGACGGCCAACACGCACTGGACGGCTACATATCGACAACTCAGCCGGTTACGAACGAGTTTTTGGAACAGGTACGCTGGAAACAAAACTGGGGTGGAGCGTTTGAGGACTATGCGCCACTCGTCACGTTTGCTCGCGACCATCATGTATCTGTCCGAGCGATGAACCCTCCCAAACCGTTGGTCCGTCGCGTCGTCAAACTGGGGCTAGACCAGGCCAAACAAGAGCCGGAATGGGCTGGCTGGGGAATACTCCAAGAAGATATCGTTGACGATCCTGCATACCGAGAAAGGATCGTCGACCAGCTGAGGCGGTGCCATGGAGGAACCGAGGAGCACTACCGAACGATGTACGAAGCGTCGATGGTTCGTGATGAGGGCATGGCCAGGACGCTGGTTATCAGACAAGAAGAACTGCGACGTGATGGAGGCGGTGCCCGTCACATCATTGTAAGTTATACGGGAGGGGGCCATGTCCAGTACAACCTCCCCATACCGAAGCGGGTTGCCAGGCGTCTCGGAGGTGCTGTCAAACAGGCAACCGTCTATATGGTTTCGTTTGACACAAGCCGAACGGATGAAGTACGCGCGCTCATGCGGGAACCCATTGCAGATTACATCTGGCTGACGCCGATGGGTAAGCGACAGCCTTCCCAACCCTGCCGGTAA
- a CDS encoding molybdopterin-dependent oxidoreductase, with protein MFLSRRQFLKVSAGTVAAAAVADKVLALTALQPVIEVGNPLGDYPDRSWERVYHDQYRYDSSFTWVCSPNDTHACRIRAFVRNGVVMRVEQNYDHQTYEDLYGNRGTFAHNPRMCLKGFTFHRRVYGPYRLKGPLMRKGWKQWMDDGSPEVTPETKRKYKFDSRFLDDMLRVSWDTAFTYAAKAMIVIATRYSGEAGARRLREQGYAPEMIEMMKGAGTRCFKHRAGMPVLGIIGKMGNTRMNGGINALLDTWIRKVSPDQAQGGRYWSNYTWHGDQNPSQPFWSGVQGSDIDLSDMRFSKLNTSWGKNFVENKMPEAHWKLECIERGARVVVITPEYNPTAYRADYWMPLRPESDGALFLGAMKIIVDENMHDTDFLKQFTDAPILVRTDTLQYLDPRDVVADYKFPDFSHSYSGRIQSLKPEQIERLGGMMVWDLNKKQAIPLHREQVGWHYINSGIDAALNGTYRVKLLNGREIDAMPVWQMYLVHFQDYDLDTTHQICRTPKDLIVRWARDSGTIKPAAIHNGEGVCHYFHMTPNGRAAAMVLIITGNVGKFGTGQHTWAGNYKAGCWTATPWSGAGLSVHTGEDPFNITLDPNAHGKEIKTKSYYYGEEVGYWNHGDTALIVNTPKYGRKVFTGKTHMPTPSKFRWVVNVNVLNNAKHHYDMVRNVDPNIECLITQDIEMTSDVNHNDIAFACNSWMEFTYPEMTITVSNPWVQIWKGGIRPLYDTRNDLDTFAGVAAKLSEMTGDKRMKDYFAMVYANRVDVYAQRMLDASSTFYGYSADVMLKSEKGWMVMVRTYPRHPFWEETNESKPMWTRSGRYENYRIEPESIEYGENFISHREGPEATPYLPNAIFTTNPYVRPDDYGIPITAQHHDDKTVRNIKLSWHEIMRHSNPLWEKGYQFYCVTPKTRHRVHSQWSVNDWVQIYESNFGDPYRMDKRTPGVGEHQIHINPQAAKDRGINDGDYVYVDGNPVDRPYRGWKPSDPYYKVARLMIRAKYNPSYPYHVTMAKHAPYVSTPKSVKGHETRPDGRAIAIDTGYQSNFRYGAQQSFTRNWLMPIHQTDSLPGKHAIAWKFKWGYQVDHHAINTVPKECLIRITKAEDGGIGARGPWEPVRTGFTPGQENEFMIKWLKGEHIKIKV; from the coding sequence ATGTTCTTGTCACGTCGCCAATTTCTGAAGGTCTCCGCCGGCACGGTCGCCGCTGCCGCCGTGGCGGACAAGGTCCTGGCGTTGACCGCGCTCCAGCCGGTGATCGAGGTGGGCAATCCCCTGGGGGACTACCCGGACCGCTCCTGGGAGCGCGTCTATCATGACCAGTATCGGTACGATTCCTCCTTCACCTGGGTTTGCTCGCCCAACGACACGCACGCCTGCCGGATTCGGGCCTTTGTGCGCAACGGCGTGGTCATGCGCGTGGAGCAGAACTACGACCACCAAACCTATGAAGACTTGTACGGCAACCGGGGGACGTTCGCCCACAACCCCCGCATGTGTCTGAAAGGATTTACCTTCCACCGGCGGGTCTACGGGCCCTATCGGCTGAAAGGCCCCTTGATGCGGAAGGGCTGGAAGCAGTGGATGGATGATGGCTCGCCGGAAGTCACCCCCGAAACCAAGCGGAAGTACAAGTTTGACAGTCGCTTCTTGGACGACATGCTGCGCGTCTCGTGGGATACCGCGTTTACCTATGCGGCCAAGGCCATGATTGTGATCGCCACCCGTTACAGTGGCGAAGCCGGGGCGCGGCGGCTGCGGGAGCAGGGCTATGCGCCGGAGATGATCGAAATGATGAAGGGCGCCGGCACGAGGTGCTTTAAGCATCGCGCTGGAATGCCGGTCCTTGGCATCATCGGTAAGATGGGCAATACTCGAATGAATGGCGGGATCAATGCCTTGCTCGATACCTGGATCCGTAAGGTCAGTCCTGATCAGGCACAGGGCGGCCGCTATTGGTCCAATTACACCTGGCACGGGGATCAAAATCCTTCTCAGCCTTTCTGGTCCGGGGTTCAGGGGTCGGACATCGATCTTTCTGACATGCGTTTTTCAAAGCTGAATACGAGCTGGGGCAAGAACTTCGTCGAGAACAAAATGCCGGAAGCGCACTGGAAGTTGGAGTGTATCGAGCGCGGCGCCCGCGTGGTCGTTATCACGCCAGAATACAATCCAACCGCCTATCGAGCAGACTATTGGATGCCGTTGCGTCCGGAGTCAGACGGTGCATTGTTTTTGGGCGCGATGAAAATCATTGTCGACGAAAACATGCACGACACGGATTTCTTAAAGCAATTTACAGATGCGCCTATCTTGGTGCGCACAGATACCCTGCAATACTTGGATCCGCGCGATGTGGTGGCGGACTATAAGTTCCCCGATTTTTCACACAGCTACTCGGGCCGCATTCAGTCCCTGAAGCCCGAACAGATTGAGCGACTCGGCGGAATGATGGTCTGGGACCTCAATAAGAAACAAGCTATCCCTCTGCATCGGGAGCAAGTGGGATGGCACTATATCAACAGTGGTATCGATGCCGCCCTCAACGGCACCTACCGGGTAAAGCTGCTCAACGGCCGTGAAATCGATGCGATGCCGGTCTGGCAGATGTATCTGGTTCACTTTCAAGACTACGACCTGGATACCACGCATCAGATCTGCCGTACTCCGAAGGATCTCATCGTACGCTGGGCACGGGATTCAGGCACGATCAAGCCGGCTGCGATACACAACGGCGAAGGGGTTTGCCACTATTTCCACATGACGCCGAACGGGCGCGCGGCTGCGATGGTCCTCATCATTACGGGCAACGTCGGCAAGTTCGGCACGGGGCAGCATACCTGGGCCGGTAACTACAAAGCCGGCTGTTGGACTGCAACACCTTGGTCCGGTGCTGGTCTGTCAGTGCACACCGGCGAAGATCCCTTCAACATCACTTTAGACCCCAACGCCCATGGGAAAGAAATTAAGACGAAGTCCTACTATTACGGCGAAGAAGTTGGGTACTGGAACCATGGCGATACGGCGTTGATCGTCAATACGCCGAAGTATGGCCGCAAGGTGTTCACCGGCAAGACCCACATGCCGACGCCAAGCAAGTTCCGTTGGGTGGTCAATGTCAACGTCTTGAACAACGCCAAGCACCATTACGACATGGTGCGCAACGTCGATCCGAACATCGAATGTCTCATCACGCAGGATATCGAGATGACGTCCGACGTCAATCACAACGATATCGCTTTTGCCTGTAATTCCTGGATGGAATTCACCTATCCGGAAATGACCATCACGGTCTCTAATCCGTGGGTCCAGATTTGGAAAGGCGGGATTCGCCCCTTGTACGATACCCGCAACGACCTCGACACCTTTGCCGGCGTTGCGGCGAAACTGTCGGAGATGACCGGCGACAAGCGTATGAAGGATTATTTCGCTATGGTCTACGCGAACCGCGTGGACGTCTATGCGCAACGAATGCTCGATGCCTCCAGCACCTTCTATGGCTATTCAGCGGACGTTATGCTGAAGTCGGAAAAGGGCTGGATGGTCATGGTGCGCACCTACCCGCGGCATCCCTTCTGGGAAGAGACTAACGAGTCGAAGCCGATGTGGACCCGTAGTGGACGATATGAGAACTATCGTATCGAACCGGAGTCTATTGAATACGGGGAAAACTTTATTTCCCACCGCGAGGGGCCGGAGGCGACCCCTTACTTGCCGAACGCCATCTTCACGACGAATCCCTACGTCCGGCCCGACGACTACGGCATTCCGATTACGGCGCAACACCATGACGACAAAACAGTTCGGAACATCAAGTTGTCGTGGCATGAAATTATGCGTCACTCGAATCCTCTTTGGGAGAAGGGCTATCAGTTCTACTGCGTGACACCTAAGACGCGCCACCGGGTGCATAGTCAATGGTCGGTGAACGATTGGGTACAGATCTACGAATCCAACTTCGGGGATCCGTACCGCATGGATAAGCGGACGCCGGGGGTGGGAGAGCACCAGATTCACATCAACCCGCAAGCGGCGAAAGATCGCGGCATCAACGACGGCGACTATGTGTATGTCGACGGGAACCCCGTCGACCGTCCGTACCGCGGCTGGAAGCCCAGCGATCCCTACTACAAAGTCGCGCGGCTCATGATCCGCGCGAAGTACAATCCATCCTATCCATACCATGTCACGATGGCGAAGCATGCGCCCTATGTGTCGACCCCGAAATCAGTGAAGGGTCATGAAACCCGCCCGGACGGTCGTGCCATCGCGATCGACACGGGGTATCAATCGAACTTCCGGTACGGCGCGCAACAGTCCTTTACAAGGAACTGGCTGATGCCTATACACCAGACCGACTCCCTCCCGGGCAAACATGCAATTGCCTGGAAGTTCAAATGGGGGTATCAGGTCGACCACCATGCTATTAATACGGTTCCGAAGGAGTGTCTGATCCGCATCACCAAGGCGGAAGACGGCGGGATCGGGGCCCGGGGGCCGTGGGAGCCGGTGCGCACCGGCTTTACGCCCGGGCAAGAGAACGAGTTCATGATCAAGTGGCTCAAAGGCGAACATATCAAAATCAAGGTCTAA
- a CDS encoding ABC transporter ATP-binding protein: MINVKQVSMVLTAAARSVTILDRISFEIPAKQTVAIVGPSGSGKSTLLGLMAGLDRPTTGSIELDGTNIVGMAESLMARFRREKVGYIFQSFHLIPTLTAIENVAIPLELSGVGRAGGRAAELLDAVGLSDRMGHYPVQLSGGEQQRVAVARAFACRPPILLADEPTGNLDSSTGAHVIELLLSLHRDHGTTLVLVTHDATLASSMQRILSLRDGRLESDTMPSYSEFVDDLSAGLPGSDRVFSADHSPSDSAAESNS; encoded by the coding sequence ATGATCAACGTGAAACAGGTTTCGATGGTCTTAACGGCGGCGGCGCGTTCTGTTACGATCCTCGACCGCATCTCTTTTGAAATTCCGGCCAAACAGACCGTGGCCATCGTGGGACCGTCAGGGAGTGGAAAGTCGACATTGCTTGGGTTGATGGCCGGCCTGGATCGGCCGACCACCGGATCGATCGAGCTGGATGGAACCAACATTGTCGGCATGGCCGAGAGCCTGATGGCCAGATTCAGACGGGAAAAAGTAGGGTATATCTTCCAATCGTTTCATCTCATTCCAACTCTGACGGCAATCGAGAACGTCGCGATTCCGTTGGAGCTCAGCGGAGTGGGTCGGGCCGGTGGTCGTGCAGCAGAACTGCTCGACGCGGTCGGGTTGTCCGACCGCATGGGGCACTATCCAGTGCAATTGTCTGGTGGTGAACAGCAACGAGTCGCAGTGGCTCGCGCCTTTGCTTGCCGGCCACCGATCCTGCTGGCCGATGAGCCGACGGGTAATCTCGACAGCTCGACCGGCGCCCATGTCATCGAGTTGCTGCTCTCTCTTCACCGAGATCACGGCACCACCCTTGTGCTCGTGACGCATGATGCCACGCTGGCTTCTTCGATGCAGCGAATACTTTCGCTCCGCGACGGACGCCTGGAGTCGGATACCATGCCCTCGTATTCCGAATTTGTCGATGACCTCTCGGCCGGGCTGCCAGGCTCTGACCGGGTCTTCTCTGCCGATCATTCACCTTCCGATTCCGCCGCCGAATCAAATTCATGA
- a CDS encoding DUF3488 domain-containing protein: MSFDQALRLTSILLASASFIGLTLGAGLPAWLAALAGASLILVLSRNLRVGSIEKLATQTPFSTTGWNLLVIVGFLGFWVDMLWVSGELLPAGIHFLMILMVIKLFNLKLRRDYLHLYAISLVAILASGSLTTDLWYLPIFLLYLVTGVWTLLLFQLTKQSEGMMGLGMSNEIRQEQPESLCRVTPQLFWFANGLALATFGMTLVIFFTIPRVSAGFYQKGFGENIRTSGFSDTVDLGAIGPIKRDPSVVMRVELLERSPHETDRLYVRGVAFDRYDGQRWTNKLNYRRNLNEEVAGTFVVRGSRSSLPSRFGEVIHQKILLEPLDTPVLFGAPFIESVNGKFPTVQSDLIGSVYLPFPSSSRIEYTVVSRSNPVLPVDLGSEPGQYSESFARHFLQLPTYSERIGALARDITQTQRSLYEKTAAIQTYLTHNYRYSLDAPLAEQDQPLEEFLFSRKTGYCEHYATAMVIMLRTIGIPARLVTGFLATEWNEYGNYYLVRQQDAHAWVEVHLPHSGWIMMDPTPSLIENVGSEYPAWQALGRMMDSIRLHWSRFFVQYSAADQLAVVRELKAGGTSVRNKAFDSMTALFSPFMNLASGITEYVAKGTMHPSGKWLGLILIGFAILLWLGTKRPWESGKAWKKTTRDEQAIVQLYRQMIKHLAGNGIPKPTATGPLEFVRIAQAKWSDANSAVALITELYCRTRFGRMLLTKEELRLAENNLRHLIALPKP, from the coding sequence ATGTCCTTTGATCAGGCCCTTCGACTCACGTCGATTCTGCTGGCATCGGCGTCCTTTATAGGGTTGACGCTCGGAGCTGGTTTGCCTGCATGGCTGGCAGCGCTGGCCGGGGCTTCCCTGATCCTGGTGCTCTCGAGGAACTTGAGAGTTGGATCCATTGAAAAACTTGCAACGCAGACTCCCTTCTCGACCACCGGATGGAATCTGCTTGTGATCGTCGGCTTTCTTGGATTCTGGGTGGACATGTTATGGGTTTCTGGTGAACTCCTCCCCGCGGGCATTCACTTCCTCATGATCCTCATGGTCATCAAGCTGTTCAACCTTAAGCTCCGTCGGGATTATCTGCATCTCTATGCCATCAGTCTTGTCGCAATCCTCGCGTCGGGATCTCTCACGACGGATCTCTGGTATCTCCCGATTTTCTTACTCTATCTTGTTACCGGGGTTTGGACGCTCCTTCTGTTCCAGCTAACCAAACAATCCGAAGGAATGATGGGCCTCGGAATGTCCAACGAGATTCGGCAGGAACAACCGGAGTCTCTCTGCCGGGTCACTCCCCAACTCTTCTGGTTTGCGAATGGATTGGCGCTGGCCACCTTTGGGATGACCTTGGTGATTTTCTTTACGATCCCGCGAGTCAGCGCGGGGTTTTATCAGAAAGGCTTCGGCGAGAACATTCGTACGTCGGGTTTTTCCGACACGGTGGACTTAGGAGCCATAGGACCCATCAAACGAGATCCCAGCGTTGTCATGCGGGTCGAATTGCTCGAGCGCTCCCCGCACGAAACGGACAGGCTGTACGTTCGAGGGGTCGCGTTTGATAGGTACGACGGCCAAAGATGGACGAACAAGCTGAATTATCGGCGAAACCTAAACGAAGAGGTTGCAGGTACGTTCGTTGTCCGAGGCAGCCGATCTTCTCTCCCGTCCCGCTTCGGGGAGGTCATTCACCAGAAGATCCTCCTCGAACCGCTGGACACCCCGGTCCTCTTCGGAGCGCCTTTCATTGAGAGCGTCAACGGAAAGTTTCCGACCGTCCAGTCCGATCTCATCGGTTCAGTCTATCTGCCGTTTCCCAGTTCCTCACGGATCGAATACACCGTCGTGTCTCGATCCAATCCTGTGTTGCCGGTAGACCTGGGTTCCGAACCTGGTCAATACTCCGAATCATTTGCCCGACATTTCTTACAACTCCCCACCTATTCCGAGCGCATCGGTGCTTTGGCGCGAGACATTACGCAAACGCAACGTAGCCTCTATGAAAAAACCGCTGCAATTCAAACATACCTGACGCACAACTATCGCTACAGTCTTGATGCGCCCCTTGCGGAGCAGGACCAGCCTCTTGAAGAATTTCTCTTCTCCCGCAAGACCGGGTATTGCGAACACTATGCGACGGCCATGGTGATCATGCTCAGGACCATCGGGATTCCCGCGCGCCTCGTGACGGGGTTCTTGGCTACGGAATGGAACGAGTATGGAAACTACTATTTGGTAAGGCAGCAGGACGCCCATGCGTGGGTCGAGGTGCACCTGCCCCATTCCGGATGGATCATGATGGATCCGACCCCTTCGTTAATCGAAAACGTCGGCAGCGAGTATCCGGCGTGGCAAGCTTTGGGACGAATGATGGATAGCATCCGGCTCCACTGGAGCCGGTTTTTTGTGCAGTACAGCGCAGCGGATCAGCTTGCTGTTGTCCGAGAATTGAAAGCCGGGGGTACATCGGTCAGAAATAAGGCCTTCGACTCCATGACGGCACTCTTCAGTCCCTTCATGAATCTAGCCAGTGGAATTACCGAATACGTTGCCAAGGGAACCATGCACCCTTCGGGGAAATGGCTGGGTTTGATACTGATTGGATTTGCGATCTTGTTATGGTTGGGTACGAAGCGGCCTTGGGAAAGTGGGAAGGCCTGGAAAAAGACAACGCGCGACGAGCAGGCCATCGTGCAACTCTACAGGCAAATGATCAAGCATCTCGCTGGGAATGGTATTCCGAAGCCGACCGCCACAGGTCCCCTCGAGTTTGTCCGCATCGCTCAAGCGAAATGGAGCGATGCGAATTCAGCCGTCGCGCTTATTACAGAACTGTATTGCCGAACGCGATTTGGTCGGATGCTACTGACCAAAGAAGAGCTGCGACTAGCGGAAAATAACCTTCGCCACTTAATAGCCTTACCAAAACCGTAA
- a CDS encoding DUF58 domain-containing protein, protein MPLQSPSFVRRMFRHRSTRVTSVGIQFLIFTLAIGAAAINTGNNLFYLLLAMMLSLILVSGIVAEYCLRRLEFHRHLPDLLFVNEPVTATLVVKNRKSRLPSFSLKVFDVSDGRDLDRGVDVPQLPPGGSRLLSYPLIATRRGRLQLEGVRIATEFPFGLFMKKAFYQVEGTAVACPEIKPLEDHLLRGLHATGQEQSVYRRGHGNDLYNLRLYQAGDDSRSIHWPTTARTSQLTVRETEAEDQRRAVVHLPTIAPISHDALFERAVSLTASIVHYLAHRGYLFRLLLGTSRSSFGQGEAHYFELLRMLALCERSSPTTQFVLSEGPSADCPEVEGGALIVVRSWRGPEDVKAEDLTLLINGEMLGGVSHVL, encoded by the coding sequence ATGCCTCTTCAATCTCCTTCCTTCGTTCGGCGAATGTTTCGCCACCGCTCAACGCGCGTGACCTCAGTTGGCATTCAATTCCTGATCTTCACCCTCGCCATTGGCGCGGCTGCCATAAACACGGGCAACAACCTCTTCTATCTTCTGCTGGCCATGATGCTGAGCCTCATTTTGGTCTCAGGAATCGTGGCGGAATACTGCCTCCGGCGGCTGGAATTCCATCGCCATCTTCCCGATCTGCTCTTTGTGAACGAGCCTGTCACAGCGACCCTGGTGGTGAAGAACCGAAAATCGAGGCTCCCCAGCTTTTCATTGAAGGTATTTGACGTCAGCGATGGTCGTGATCTGGATCGCGGCGTCGACGTTCCCCAACTCCCTCCAGGCGGCAGCCGGCTGTTGTCGTATCCCTTGATTGCCACGCGCCGCGGGAGGCTTCAACTGGAGGGTGTACGCATCGCCACGGAGTTTCCTTTCGGACTCTTCATGAAAAAAGCCTTCTATCAAGTCGAAGGGACAGCCGTCGCCTGTCCGGAGATCAAACCGCTTGAAGACCATCTGTTACGAGGTCTTCACGCCACGGGGCAAGAGCAAAGCGTCTATCGACGAGGCCATGGCAACGATTTGTATAATCTACGGCTGTATCAGGCCGGGGATGACTCGCGAAGTATTCATTGGCCGACGACGGCACGGACCTCGCAATTGACGGTTCGAGAAACTGAGGCCGAAGACCAACGCCGGGCCGTCGTTCATTTGCCGACCATTGCCCCGATCAGCCATGACGCCTTGTTTGAACGAGCCGTATCCTTGACCGCATCCATCGTTCACTACTTGGCACATCGAGGCTATCTCTTCCGATTGCTTCTCGGGACATCTCGCTCTTCATTTGGCCAGGGGGAAGCCCACTACTTCGAACTCCTGCGCATGCTCGCCCTCTGTGAACGAAGCTCTCCAACTACGCAGTTCGTACTATCTGAAGGACCGAGCGCCGACTGTCCAGAAGTCGAAGGGGGGGCCCTGATTGTTGTGCGGTCATGGCGCGGACCAGAGGATGTCAAGGCAGAGGATCTTACCCTTCTGATCAACGGAGAAATGCTGGGTGGAGTTTCACATGTCCTTTGA